Part of the Nitrospirota bacterium genome, CGGTGGACGTGCTCACGGGCCTGATCAAGGCCAACTTCCCGGCCCGTATCGCGTTCCGAGTCTCGTCCAAGACGGATTCCCGCACCATCCTCGATGCCAACGGCGCGGAGGCCTTGCTGGGGCGCGGCGACATGCTGTTCCTGTCCGGCACCGGCCAGCTCGCCCGTCTGCACGGGTCTTTCGTGGCCGACGACGACGTCAGGCAGGTGGTGGACTTCGTCAAGAAGCAGGCGTCTCCGGCCTACAGCGAGGAGCTGCAGTCGCTGCGCCAGGAGGAGGCGGCGGAGGAAGAGGCGCGGGACGAGGTCTACGAGCAGGCCAAGGACCTGGTCCTGTCGTCCGGACAGGCGTCGGCTTCCCTCATCCAGCGGCGGCTCCGTGTCGGGTACCCGCGGGCGGCCCGCATGATCGAACAGATGGAACAGGACGGGATCGTGAGCGCGCCGGGCCGGGACGGGCGGCGCGAAGTGCTGGGGCGCCGCGGGCCGGTCGGGGGGGGCGAGGCGTGAGGCTCGTAGGGACGACCCTGGCTGTGATGCTCCTCGGCCTGTGCGCCTTGCCGGCTCCCGTCCCGATTGCGGCGGAAGAGGCGAAAGACGGGCGGGAAGTCCGGGCGGTCGTCAAGAAGCTGCAGGCCCGGTACGAGCAGACCCGCGATCTCCAGGCCGAGTTCACTCAGAGCACCAAGATCGAGGGATTCGCCACTCCCATCAAGTCCGGCGGGCGGATGTACATCAAGAAACCTGGCCGTCTCCGCTGGGATTACCTGGACCCGAACGTGGAGGAGATTTACGTCAACCAGAACGATGTGATGATGTACGTGCCCGAGCACAAGCAGGTGCTCGTGGGCAAGCTGACGCAGATGGCCGCCTCCCAGGCGCCGCTGCAGCTCCTGCAGGGGGTCGCCAAGCTGGAGGAGCAGTTCGACCTGGACCAGGGGGCCGGCACGGAACGGGGCGAGGGCGGGCTTCCGCTGGTGACGCTTCTGCCCAAGCCGGTCGGACACGAATCGGTGAGAACCGTGAGCCGGATCGTCTTGGAGGTGCAGCCCAAGACCTACTTCATCAAGCGGGTGTCCATCCACGAGATCAGCGGGAACGTCTCCACGTTCCACTTCACCAACCTCAAGGCCAACGTCGGGCTGAAGAGCGCCCTGTTCGACTTTCAGGTCCCTCCCGGGGTCGAAGTCGTCAAGGCGCCGGCCTTGAGCCCTCCGTAACGGCGGCACTCATCAAGCGTCCTTCGTTGATCGGCTGGGAGAGTCCTCCTCCCCCGAATGACGAGAGACGCACGACGAGCGACGTTGGCCTCGCTGAGCTAAGCGGTAAACTGGTCTCCGAAGATCGCGTGCCGATCCACGGATCGCCGGACCACCGAGAGCAGGTGGTCCTTGGAGACCGGCTTGACCAGATAGTCCACCACGCCTTGTTTCATCAATGCGACGGCCATGTCGACGTCCGGATAGCCGGTGAGGACGACGATCGGGACCGACGGGTATTGGGCCCGGAAGTAGGTGATCGCCTGCGTCCCGCTGATCTTGGGCATGCGGATGTCGCAGAGGATGGTGTCCACCATCAGCGGATTGTCGTCCGCGTTGAGGGTGGCGATGGCCTGCTCTCCGTCCTCCGCCTCCACGACTTCATAGCCGGCCCTGGTGAGATTCAGGCAGATCGGCTTTCTCACCTGCGGCTCGTCGTCCACGACAAGCACGCGTCCGATCCGTCCGTTCGAATGGCTCGCGGCAGACAGACTCTTGGGGTTCATGGCTGACCTCCTGCGTTGACGGTTCACGGACGGGGAACAGGACCGTAAAGCTCGTCCCGCGTCCTTCCTCGCTCTGGATGGAAATCCGCCCTCCGTACTTGGCCACGATCTTGTAGGCGATGCTCAGCCCCAGCCCCGTGCCTTTTCCGGGGTCCTTCGTCGTGAAGAACGGATCGAAGACCTTTCCGAGCAACGACCGCGGGATGCCGCACCCGGTGTCCGATACGCGGACGAGAATGTCCCGAGCCCCTTGCTGTACGGTCAGCGTGAGCGTGCCCTTCCCCTCCATGGCTTGCACGGCGTTGCTGATCAGATTGACGAACACCTGGTCGATCTCGGTCCGTCGGGCGCGGACCTTGGGGGCGGCGTGGAACTCCGTCGCCACCTGCACCAGGCCGAAATCCGGTCCTCGACGCACCATCTTGATCGCTTCCATCAGCCGCTCGCAGAGATCGAGGCTCGTCTCCTCGTCGAGCGAGGCGGGCCTGGCGTAGCAGACCAGGTCGCGAACCACGGCCGCCACGTGCTTGGAGTACAGGGCGATGTCCCTGGAGAACTCCTTGATCCTGGCCGGATCGGTCTCCTCCTGGATGATCTCGGCCATACCCAGGATGCCCTGGATGGGGTTGTTGATCTCGTGGGCCATGCCGGAAACCAGCGTGCCGAGGCTGGCCAGTTTTTCGGCCTGGATCAGTTGGTCCTGCGCCTGCTTGCGCTCGGTGATGTCGCGGATGATCCCGCTGAAGAAGGTGCCGGATTCGGTGCGCCACATGGCGAGGGAGAGCTCCAGGGGAAATTCGCCGCCGTCTTTGCGCAGGCCGTGCAGCTCGATCGTCCGGCCGGTCACGCAGGGCTCGTTCGTCGTGCGGAGTCGGGTCAACCCTCGTTGATGGGCCTCGCGATAACGGGTCGGCATCAAGAGCGTCAACGGCCGGCCCAGGACCTCTCCCTCCGAGTAGCCGAAGAACCGCTGGGCGCTCTTGTTCCAGGAGATGATGCGGCCTTGATCGTCGGACAGGATGATCGCGTCGGGCGCCGATTCCACGACCGAGCGGAACCGGGCTTCGCTCTCGCGCAAGGCCCGCTCCACCTGCTGTGACTTGACCGCCAGGGTCCTGACTTCGACCGCCCGCCGCACCAGCGCTCTGATCTCTTCCGGATTGTAAGGCTTGGTGATGTAGGCGAATGCCCCTCTGTTCAGCGCGATGATCGTGTTCTCGACCGTGGCGTAGCCCGTGAGGAGGACGACGGGAAGCGTCGGGTCGATTCCCTGCAGCCGTTCCAGCACGGCAAGCCCGTTCAGGTCCGGTAGCTTGATGTCGAGCAGCACGACGCTGTAGGACTGGTGGGAGGCCCGTTCGAGCGCGTCCCTCCCAAGACCGGTGCAGTGCACCAGATACCCCTCCTCGTGCAGCATGAGGCGCAGCGTGTCCCTGGCGTGGAGGTCATCGTCCACGACGAGGACATAGGTGTACAAAGACCGCAACGAGACGCTCATCGTCCGCTCTCCCGTTCGGTGCGAGGCCGGCTGCCCGCCGTGCCTACGCGGCTGCCTTGAAAGTCTTCTCCCCCGAACGACTCTCTGGCATGGCCGGCGGGGTGTCAGCGGGGCCAGGGCGCTCCTGGCATGTGGGGCCCGCCCCCGCGTCATCCATCCTGGCGCTGATCACGGCCAGCACGAGCATGCCGAACAAGGTGAATCCCGATACGACGATTCCCCAGGCCATGGTCCTTCCTCCTTGGTGAAAGGATCTGGGCGGCTGAGAGTCCGCCCGCGCACCCACTTCCTTCAGCAACGGTCGTGCCAGGGCTGCCCGGGAGCGGGATCTCCTAACTGGCTGATTCTATTTGTGTTGTCGCGGTGGAGACGAAACCGCACCGGTGAGGCTGTATCGAAAGCGATAAGTAGCTATACTGTCCGATACAGGAGGCGTTGTCGCGATCAGGCGGGCGAAGGGGCGTGAGACGCGACTACCTCGCGCCTCCGGCGATACGCTGGGTCCCGACCCAGCAGTCCTGGTCCGTGGATGAGGGGTTCTGCCTGGCCAGGTCTTCCTTGTACAGGATCATGTTCATGAAGAACATTCTCCCCATGTAGACCCGACCGAGGTACAAGCCCGGCCTGACCATGCGGAGTTCATCCCGGACTTGCAAACCCTGAGGGCCGGTCAGCCAGTCGATTTCCTTCACGTACCCGGGAATTTCGTGGCTGTAGGCATAATCGATGACGATGGCCTCACGCCGGCCGTCCAGGAGGCTCTGTCCGCAATAGACCTTGGCCGGGAACAGCAAGGGCTCCTGTGCAGCCCCCGGCGATTGTTTCGTCGTCACCCCCTCCTCCCTCTTCGGCGAGATGAGGGAGGAGAGCTTGGCAAGGTCCCCGATTTTGGTGCGGACAATCCGCTGGCTTTTGTCGAACACCTTGCCCCGCCAGAGCTGCCGGACGAGCTCCTCGCGTTGCTCTTTCGGCTTGCTCAGCAAAAGCGCGAGCCCCTTCAACCGCTCTCCGGCCAGCATCTGCGCGATCTGCAAGGACGGCCCAAAGTCTCTGGGGCGGAAGAGATGGACCTCGTAGGGCCCGTCGGGAATCGCACCGGCCGTCAATCTGGCGTAAATCTGGTCTAGTTGCTCTTGGTCGGCCGCCTGGAGGTTGCTCCGGGTGATCTTGGCCAGGTCGTTCCCCGTGAGGGGATAGTCGTGCTCCAATCGGGCGAAATCCATCTTGCAACGGTAATACTCCTCGGAACGCGCCGCGACAGGCAGCTCTTTCTCCAGCCTGGCTTTGCACTGTGCCTCGTCCTGCGGATATTGATCGGCGGGAGCGTAGCTCACCGGCGGAGCAGGTTCGCCGGGCGGCCCGGCCGCGAGGACCGACACAGGCGCGGCGGCGACCAGGATGGAGGCGAACAGCCAACTTCGGCGCAAGGCGCATAGACGGATCATAGGTTCCTCCTGTCGCGGGCGGGGCGGGCGTTTACAACGTGGCCAGGAACGCCGTAAGGTCGTTTTTGTCCTGTTGCGTCAAGCGGCCGTCCTCGAACAACTCGTAGAGCGGATGGCCCGAGGGAGTCCCCTTGTTTTCGTCAAGATCGACGCTGTTGCTGTACACCTCCGATAGGTCATGCGCTTTGTCCAGCACGCTCTTGGGGTTGCCCAGGATCTCCGCAAAGGCTTGCAGAGTGGCCTTGGCGTGCTGCTCGCCTTTCTCGGGCCCGAAACGCGAGGCGAACTTGCCTTTCAGTTTCGTGAACTGCCCGGGGTCGGCAAGGGCCTTCTGCAAATCGGTCCCGAATTGCTCGGGCTTGGACATGGCATTCTGGAGGTCGGGGAAGGCGAGCCGAAGCTCGGCGAGGAAGCCTTTGAAGTCGTTGATGAACTCCTTGTGCCGGTAATTGCCGATCAGGGCGGCCGGCTTGCCGTCGGGGAAGATCAACTCCATCCCCAGCGGACCTATGTGCTTGGCCCCGTTCGTGGGCGTGACCTTGCGGCTTCGCTTGTCCGGGTTCAACAGTTGGTCCATGGATTTCTTGAAGAGGCGGTAGCGACCCTCCACGGAGGGATCGAAGGGTTCGCAGGCGGGCGGTTTTGCCGGGCCGCCGCAGAGCTCCGGGCCGGTTGCATTGTCGTGCATGAACGGCGCATAGGCCCACAGGCTCAGGAGCGAAACGTTTCGGTAATAGCCGCGCCCCCCGTCCGCGGTCATCGAATGGCGTGCCGGCTCGTCATCCATGGACATCGGCAGGGTTACGGATGACCGGCCTCGATAGGTTTCCGACGAATACTCTTCCCAGAGATGGCCTTTCATGTGGTTGGAGTGGAGCGCGCGCGAGGCGTTCACTTCGAGCTTGGTGACGGCGGTGGGCTTGTCGTTGCCGAGCCAGTCCTTCCTGAGACCGGTCGCCGGATCGAGAGCGCGGAAGTCACGGTCAACGAACTTTCCGTTCTCCTGGTCCTCCGGCAGGCTGCTGTGGCAGCCGGCGCATTTCTTGGCGAAAATCCGCCTGCCCCGTTCTACGTCGGCGCGCAAATCGGCCTCCAAATCCTTGACGAGGTCGGCCTCGGTGTACCGCGCATCGGGGTCCTTGAGTCTCCGTTCGTTCTCCCTGGCTTCACGCAAGTCCGCCGGGGCCCCGGTCATCAAGTAATTGAGAAGGTCGGGTAGGCGGTCTTCGATGGCGCGGAAGTTCGGACAATCGCGTCGGGCCTGCCCGATGTCCATCGGCGTCTGGCCGTATCCCCTCAGACGGGGATCGAGCTGCATCATGTCGGTCAGGTGGTTGACCCAGGCGGATTCGGCGCAGCTCCCGATGTTGATGTACACGCGTTGGAGGGCTTCCAAGGCGCCGATGCTGTCTTCGCCGCCCTTCAGGATGTTGTGGACCTGCTCCCGCTTCAGGCTCTTCTTCCAACATTTCTTGCCGTCCTTCCCCGGCTCGCACCAGCACTGCTCCTGCTCGGAGGTGATTGTGCACTGCTCGCCGCTCTTGACCGGGCGCCACTTCCGAACGTCGTGGGGAAAGGTGGGTCGCCGTTTGAGGTTGATGAGGGCGTTCATCGTGCCGGTGTTGTTGACCTGATCCGTCGGAATGGCCGAGGTGTCCACGGTGCCGGGCCGCACGAGCGCGAAGACCTGCCACTCCAGGCTTTGTCTCGGCATCCCTGAAACGAAGATGGGCAGGACTCGCGAGTACTGGTTGCCGACCGTTCCGGACAGGTTCTCCGCGGCCGGATAGGCGGGGCTGTGCGGCGGCTTGAACGGCTTCAAAGGATCGAAGGCGATGTGGCAGGCCCCGCAGGCCATGCCGACGAGGAACGGCGGTTCGACGGAGCCGTCGGAGAGTTTCTTGCGGAACCCGTCCCACGTGGCCAGGCCCTTGTTGAGCTTCGCCCAGGCCTCCCGGTCGAACCTGGGGTTGGGAAACTTGCGGAATCCCATCGCGCCGGCGGACGTGCCAAACTCCAGATCGCAAGGGCTTTGCCACAGCTTCTTGGGGAACCGTATTCCGCCTTCGATCTCTTCTCTCGAAGGTGTTGCGTCGTTGAGCTCGCAGGCCGGATCCTTGTACCCGTGCTTGCCGACGTAGGTCAGCAGGACTTCATCACCGGGACAGTAATCGAAGCCGTAGGTCTCTTCGAGGCTCTTGGCCGGGCAATCCGGGTCTCCGGGCTTGCAACAGGCCGGATCGTTGACGAGGCCCCACTCGTCGAATCGCGTGGCTCTGGCCGGCGCCTTCATGACGCCGTACCAGTCAACCAACGTGCCGAGCCGTTGCTGGAACACGTAGGTGAAGAACCGGGCGGTCCCCGCAGCGGCCTTGAACCAGATCTCGCAGCCCGCCCGTTCCGATGGAGTCAACTTCACCCTGCCATTGAACAGACAGGGGTCGCTCAGATCACGCGGAGGCGCCTGCAGCGACGCGGCCTGTTCCGCGCCAAAAGCAACGGTTGCCATGGCAAAACACAGGGAGGCCGCGGTGGCGGTGAGTCGCTTCATGGCCTGCTCCTTCCATGTTAAGGAGGAACGGTGCCTGGGGGGAGAAACCGATCGAGATCTTCATTGTTTATGCGGCTCTTCGCGGGATAATTCCCGGATAGTGGCCTTATGCTCCTTCTCCCATCTGCCGAGTTTCGCTTCTTCCCACATCCAGCGGATGAAGGAGCAGGACAGCACCGCAAACACTCCGAGCGTGAGGAGTCTGCTCACCCATCTTCCTAGCGAGGCCAGGTAACTCTCCATGGTCGCACCTCAGAGATCGAACATGCGTTCAAGGAGCCACGGACCACTGCCCATGAGCACGAGGAGGGCGCCGCTTGAGAGCAGGATCCACAACCAGAAGAGGCCTGGAGCCAGGAAGGACGGAAAACGGTCGGCGGGGGGGACCAAAGGACGTCCCTCCAGCCAGGGAATCAGTCGGTCGATGAGCCGGTCCGGGTTCCGCGCATTGACCTTCCAATAGGAGGTATGGGCGGTGAAGGGCGAGACCTGATCCGCCCACGGAACGTTGGTCAACTGCAGTCCCCCCACGTTGTTGGTCCCTGAAAAGAGGTCGATCGTTCCGGCCACGATGTCCTGGCGGTCGGCGACGTTCACCCAGGGCACGGGGTTGGGGAGAGGCTGCGCGTTGATGGGGACGATCAAGGGCCAGAGAGCGGCGAATTTGTCCAACGGGCTCCCCATGGTCAGAAACCCGCGCAGACCCGCAAACAATTGCCGTCGGTCGATCTGATCGGTCGGTTGGATCCAGGGGGGACGACGGGGGGCCTGGTCGTACAGGTTCTGGTTCTGGTCCGACGCCTTAAAGACGGGATTCAGCCCGTTCCACTCTTCTTCCGTCAGATAGCGAGGCAGGATTCCGTTCAGCTCCATCAGACCGTTGAAGGCGACCACCGTGCCGAGGCTGTGGGCAAAGATGTAATACCCGTCGAGTTCTCCGGTTCGCACCGCTTCGGCGGTGCGGAGCAACGCACGCACCATGCGCCGGCGGATCGCCACCCGCGATTTCTCGCCGATCGCTTCCAGGTTGTTGTCCATCCGCACGAACCAGTCTTGATACAACTTGACGTCGCCCACGAAGTTGTACAGCGTCTCCTGTGCCTTCTCCAGCGGGGACAATTTAATGGACAAGCGGGCGAGAACGGCATTGAACAGGTTGATGCTCAGCAGGATCAGCAAAAAGAGCAAAGAGACGCCAAAGAGCTCGGCCCGCGTTCTTATCGTCTCGACCCGCGTCAGCCTTCTGGGCAGCCGACGCAGCCCGACTTGCGTGACCGATGCCGGAGAGACGTTGTAGGGGCGGACTCCGGGCATGGCCAAGGCCCAAAGAACGAAATCTATCCAGCGTCTCACGGTCATGGGCTCGTCCAAATCCGCCCAATGGACCTCTCTGAAGACCGCCTCGATCCATCCCCCTAGCTCGGACCGCCAGCGGACCGATGCAGGCGTCTCTTGCCAGCCCCACGTCGGCGAGTGAAGCGGGGCTTGGTTCCCCAGACCGATCTGCACGTGGGCCTGGCGAGCAGGATCCTTGGCCAGGGCGTTGTACAGGTTGCCGGCAATCTCCTCGAGATGCTCGAAGCACTTTTGTTCGCCGACGCCATGGACAACCAGAATGCCGATCCGCCTGTCAGCTAGCATGGTCGCTCCTCCTCAGGTGGCCGGGCCGAACCAGCGTTCCACCGTTTCCTTCAACTGCGCGGCCTCGAACGGCTTCAAGAGGTAGGCCTGAGCGCCCATGTTCACGGCCTGGACCGCCCGCTCCTTGGAGCCGGAGGCGGTGACCATGATGATCGGGATCTCGCTGTATCGCTCCCGGATCAGCCGGAGCACCTCCACCCCGTCCATGTCGGGCATGCCGATGTCCAGGATCATGCCGTCGAACGCCGTGCCTCTGAGGACGTCCAGCGCCGCGCTTCCCCCGCTGGCCGTCTCGACCTCGTATCCGTAGGTGTTCAACCGGTCCATCAGGAGTTGCCGGATGTCCGGGTCGTCGTCCACGACGAGAATGCGTTTGCCGCCCGCCCGCCCGCGGCTCTCGCTCTCCCGCACGGCCGGGCTGAGCGGCACGGTGAATCGGAACGTTGAGCCCTCTCCCTCCTTGCTCTGAACCGAGACGACTCCGCCGTGAAGCTCGACCAGGGTCTTCACGATGGACAGCCCGAGGCCGAGCCCCTTCTCGCCGACCTCTCGCGTCTGGCCGATCCGCGAGAACGGGTTGAAAAGGGTGGGAATGACGTCGGTCGGAATGCCCCGCCCCGTGTCCGTCACGAATACGTGAGCGTGCTGCCCGCCCCTGCTAACCACGACGTTGACGCGTCCCTCGACGGGCGTGAACTTGATGGCGTTGTGCACGAGGTTCGTGAAGATCTGGATCAGGCAGTCCGCGTCGGCCCAGACCTTGATCGGGCTGTCGGGAAAAACCGCCTCGAGCCTCTGTTGCTTCGCCGTCGCCGACGGCCGCAGTTGCTCGACGACATCGGCCGCGAACTTCCGCAGGTCCACTTCAGCCGGGGAGAGGTCGATCTTCCCTTGATCGATGCGGGTCTGGTCCAGCAGGTTGGCGATCATGCGGATCAGGCGGTCGGCGTTGATCCCGATCCTGGCCAGGTAGGTCTGTTGCCTGTCCGACAAGGGGCCGGCGACCCCGCTCAACAAGTTTTCGACGAACCCCTTGACGGACGTGAGCGGGGTGCGCAGCTCGTGCGACACGTGCGACAGGAACATGGACCGGTGGCGGTCGGCCCGTTCCAGTTCGAGTGTGCGCTCGCGCACCTTTTCCTCGAGGCCCACGTAGAGCTCTTCGATTTGATGGTAGGCATCCACGTTGGTCAGGGCGATCGCGACTTGATTGGCGAACGTCACCATCAGGTTCAGATCGTCCATGGACAGGACGCCTTCCTGGGCGCGGTCCACCATGAGAGCGCCGAGGATGCGGTCTTTCACCTTCAGCGGAACCGAGATGAACGACTTGACCTGCGTGAGCGTCGCGAGCTGTTGATTCAAGGGATGGAGGCGCGGCCAGACTTCCCGGATGTCGGTCACGAGCAGCGGGATCCCCTTCAGGAGCACCATCGCCTCGGGGCCGTCGAGGGTGACGGCCGGGACCTCAAGGGAGCTGACGAACGCGGCGACCTCGGGCGACGCGCCGTGAACGTGGAAGTCGTGCGACACCCGCCGTTCCGGATCGTAGAAGCAGATCATGGCCCTGTCGTACTTGAGGTTCTTCACGAGGGTCTGCAGGGCCGATTCGATGATCGTTTCCCGGTCGAGGGTGGAGCTGAAGACCAGACCGGCGTTGTGCAGCGCCGTCAATTGGTTGACCTTTTCCTTCAGCGCCACCGTCGTTTGCTCCTGCTCCAGGTACACGGCGCGGAGCTCTTCGTGTCTCGCCTCGACGAAGTGGAGTTGCTCCTGGATCAGCTCGTCTCGGGTCTTCACGTAGTTCCGGAGGATTTTCAGGCGATAACCGAGCCAGCTCGCCACGGCCGCGGGAGCCGCGACGCTCAGCACGCCGATCAGGGGGAGTCCGGGTAGGAGGAAGTGCAGCACCCCGAAAGCCGTGCATCCGCCCAGAATCCCAACGGCCATCTCGACCACGGGCCTGCGCTGCTGCGGCTCCCAACGGAGCTCCCACGTGCAGCGGTCGTCCCCGTTAACCACGCAGGTCAGGTCGTTGATCACCGCACGTCTTAAGTGGTGAATCTTTTCTGGAACGGCCGCCAGGGCGGCTTTTGCGGACTGGCAGATCAGCTCGGCGCAGGCCTTCCGATAGGGGCCGAACTGCCGGGACACGTCCTCCGGATACCGCATGCTGAGGATGGCGGAGCGATCCGTGACCTGCTCGACGCCGAGGATGAGCGAGGAGAATTTTTCCCCGAAGTGCGGGAACCGCTGGTAGATTTGTTGAACCGTGAACGGGCGCCCGAGCGTCTGGATGATGGCGGAGAGGAACTTCTCTTCTCCGACGTGGGCCGAAAACAGGGGATCGCCCGAGATGTCTTTGCAGATCTCCCCAAGGAAACAGACAAATTCGTAGGAGTAGCTGTTCCAGACGTTTCTCAAAAATTTGGGGGTCACGTGGTAGGCGGGGTCGCGAATCCGCTCGTTGAGCTGCCGACATAGCTCCTGGACCGCCCGTTCGCCTGCTTCGGCACCGTGCCCCCGTGCGACGGTCTCTTCGAGATAATCCACATAAGCGCGAATCTTGACGCCGGTGGTGTCGCGGACCTTCTCGCCGTTAGGCTGCACGCCGAAGGGCCGGTACTCCATGAAGCCTTTTTCAAGGATGCGATGCTCTTTTGACAGCAGCTCAGCCATTACATCATCCGGCCGTTCCGGTCCGGAATGGCGGCGCTCTGGGGATCGAGGGGCAGTGAGGCGTTGCGCCCGCGCGCCCGGTGCGAAGGCGTGCAGGGCAACCGGGAAGCCGAGGCGCCGGGACCAAACATCGCGGTACCCTCCCCGCTGGGTCGGCCCGCCAGGAAGTAAGTAAAGGGCTGCATACTTCTGAAGCGCCGAAAAGGAATTTTTGTCAAGAGGGAATCTCATGGTGCGGCGGGTGACATCTGCTGGCATCCCAGCAACTGGGGTGCCAGGGAGGAGAAACGGCCATTGAGGGCCGAAAAGAGATGGAAAGCCTTGTCGTGGCTCTGAATCGCTCCGCAGGTCAGGCCGTGGATCAGGCTGGGAGGAGGCCGGATCTGTATCCAAGAAGATACGCCATAAAATAAATTGATACACCCAGGCCAGCTTCAATGAATGGGAAGAGAACGGAATGGAGAAGGTGTCCCGGCAGTGTTGCTTCGGATACCGAACGCAAGCTGCAGG contains:
- a CDS encoding PAS domain S-box protein — encoded protein: MSVSLRSLYTYVLVVDDDLHARDTLRLMLHEEGYLVHCTGLGRDALERASHQSYSVVLLDIKLPDLNGLAVLERLQGIDPTLPVVLLTGYATVENTIIALNRGAFAYITKPYNPEEIRALVRRAVEVRTLAVKSQQVERALRESEARFRSVVESAPDAIILSDDQGRIISWNKSAQRFFGYSEGEVLGRPLTLLMPTRYREAHQRGLTRLRTTNEPCVTGRTIELHGLRKDGGEFPLELSLAMWRTESGTFFSGIIRDITERKQAQDQLIQAEKLASLGTLVSGMAHEINNPIQGILGMAEIIQEETDPARIKEFSRDIALYSKHVAAVVRDLVCYARPASLDEETSLDLCERLMEAIKMVRRGPDFGLVQVATEFHAAPKVRARRTEIDQVFVNLISNAVQAMEGKGTLTLTVQQGARDILVRVSDTGCGIPRSLLGKVFDPFFTTKDPGKGTGLGLSIAYKIVAKYGGRISIQSEEGRGTSFTVLFPVREPSTQEVSHEPQESVCREPFERTDRTRACRGRRAAGEKADLPESHQGRL
- a CDS encoding response regulator, which produces MRKPICLNLTRAGYEVVEAEDGEQAIATLNADDNPLMVDTILCDIRMPKISGTQAITYFRAQYPSVPIVVLTGYPDVDMAVALMKQGVVDYLVKPVSKDHLLSVVRRSVDRHAIFGDQFTA
- a CDS encoding response regulator — protein: MAELLSKEHRILEKGFMEYRPFGVQPNGEKVRDTTGVKIRAYVDYLEETVARGHGAEAGERAVQELCRQLNERIRDPAYHVTPKFLRNVWNSYSYEFVCFLGEICKDISGDPLFSAHVGEEKFLSAIIQTLGRPFTVQQIYQRFPHFGEKFSSLILGVEQVTDRSAILSMRYPEDVSRQFGPYRKACAELICQSAKAALAAVPEKIHHLRRAVINDLTCVVNGDDRCTWELRWEPQQRRPVVEMAVGILGGCTAFGVLHFLLPGLPLIGVLSVAAPAAVASWLGYRLKILRNYVKTRDELIQEQLHFVEARHEELRAVYLEQEQTTVALKEKVNQLTALHNAGLVFSSTLDRETIIESALQTLVKNLKYDRAMICFYDPERRVSHDFHVHGASPEVAAFVSSLEVPAVTLDGPEAMVLLKGIPLLVTDIREVWPRLHPLNQQLATLTQVKSFISVPLKVKDRILGALMVDRAQEGVLSMDDLNLMVTFANQVAIALTNVDAYHQIEELYVGLEEKVRERTLELERADRHRSMFLSHVSHELRTPLTSVKGFVENLLSGVAGPLSDRQQTYLARIGINADRLIRMIANLLDQTRIDQGKIDLSPAEVDLRKFAADVVEQLRPSATAKQQRLEAVFPDSPIKVWADADCLIQIFTNLVHNAIKFTPVEGRVNVVVSRGGQHAHVFVTDTGRGIPTDVIPTLFNPFSRIGQTREVGEKGLGLGLSIVKTLVELHGGVVSVQSKEGEGSTFRFTVPLSPAVRESESRGRAGGKRILVVDDDPDIRQLLMDRLNTYGYEVETASGGSAALDVLRGTAFDGMILDIGMPDMDGVEVLRLIRERYSEIPIIMVTASGSKERAVQAVNMGAQAYLLKPFEAAQLKETVERWFGPAT
- a CDS encoding outer membrane lipoprotein carrier protein LolA; translation: MRLVGTTLAVMLLGLCALPAPVPIAAEEAKDGREVRAVVKKLQARYEQTRDLQAEFTQSTKIEGFATPIKSGGRMYIKKPGRLRWDYLDPNVEEIYVNQNDVMMYVPEHKQVLVGKLTQMAASQAPLQLLQGVAKLEEQFDLDQGAGTERGEGGLPLVTLLPKPVGHESVRTVSRIVLEVQPKTYFIKRVSIHEISGNVSTFHFTNLKANVGLKSALFDFQVPPGVEVVKAPALSPP
- a CDS encoding cytochrome c, which produces MKRLTATAASLCFAMATVAFGAEQAASLQAPPRDLSDPCLFNGRVKLTPSERAGCEIWFKAAAGTARFFTYVFQQRLGTLVDWYGVMKAPARATRFDEWGLVNDPACCKPGDPDCPAKSLEETYGFDYCPGDEVLLTYVGKHGYKDPACELNDATPSREEIEGGIRFPKKLWQSPCDLEFGTSAGAMGFRKFPNPRFDREAWAKLNKGLATWDGFRKKLSDGSVEPPFLVGMACGACHIAFDPLKPFKPPHSPAYPAAENLSGTVGNQYSRVLPIFVSGMPRQSLEWQVFALVRPGTVDTSAIPTDQVNNTGTMNALINLKRRPTFPHDVRKWRPVKSGEQCTITSEQEQCWCEPGKDGKKCWKKSLKREQVHNILKGGEDSIGALEALQRVYINIGSCAESAWVNHLTDMMQLDPRLRGYGQTPMDIGQARRDCPNFRAIEDRLPDLLNYLMTGAPADLREARENERRLKDPDARYTEADLVKDLEADLRADVERGRRIFAKKCAGCHSSLPEDQENGKFVDRDFRALDPATGLRKDWLGNDKPTAVTKLEVNASRALHSNHMKGHLWEEYSSETYRGRSSVTLPMSMDDEPARHSMTADGGRGYYRNVSLLSLWAYAPFMHDNATGPELCGGPAKPPACEPFDPSVEGRYRLFKKSMDQLLNPDKRSRKVTPTNGAKHIGPLGMELIFPDGKPAALIGNYRHKEFINDFKGFLAELRLAFPDLQNAMSKPEQFGTDLQKALADPGQFTKLKGKFASRFGPEKGEQHAKATLQAFAEILGNPKSVLDKAHDLSEVYSNSVDLDENKGTPSGHPLYELFEDGRLTQQDKNDLTAFLATL